Proteins co-encoded in one Desulfitobacterium hafniense DCB-2 genomic window:
- a CDS encoding AbrB family transcriptional regulator — MFFLSKMGLMVGLAVAGYGLFKKINFPAPSIMGPMMSLGTYQVLGGGLPEFSLTVVNILQITIGLSLGARINDQKLADLRKVLRPSLIIAAWTLLSTFGMALVIYQFIPDGTTALFAAAPGGISEMTVLALVYGSEVPIVSTYQFVRLVVIITVVPLSARWLHRRQQKKGMAADEKPDPPEQPQCSLKTRQILPLYLNGILGGLLLLTLNFPGGGVVGAMAALAITNVLLKKQYIFPNSVMQMALIGIGMSIGLEFSPEIIRTIQEMLLPIIGFSFLIVLSNLAVGWYIRHLTHWDMITCLLASAPGGLSQMLAAAEEMKADPVTVSILQLVRLLIIITCIPLLAPFFV, encoded by the coding sequence ATGTTTTTTTTATCAAAAATGGGCTTGATGGTTGGCCTGGCTGTTGCAGGCTATGGTTTGTTTAAGAAGATCAATTTTCCGGCACCATCTATTATGGGACCGATGATGAGCCTGGGAACATATCAGGTTTTAGGGGGCGGTCTCCCTGAATTCTCCCTGACAGTGGTGAATATATTACAAATCACTATCGGTCTTTCTTTAGGTGCGAGAATCAATGATCAGAAGCTGGCGGATCTGCGTAAGGTGTTACGACCATCTCTGATTATTGCAGCCTGGACTTTGCTGTCAACATTCGGAATGGCTTTGGTTATTTATCAATTCATACCTGATGGGACAACGGCTCTTTTTGCCGCTGCTCCCGGCGGAATCTCGGAAATGACTGTGCTGGCCTTAGTTTATGGGTCCGAGGTGCCCATTGTGTCCACCTATCAGTTTGTGCGTTTAGTGGTTATTATCACTGTGGTACCTTTAAGCGCCCGCTGGCTGCATAGACGTCAACAAAAGAAAGGCATGGCTGCTGATGAAAAGCCTGATCCTCCGGAGCAGCCGCAATGCTCATTAAAAACCAGGCAAATCCTGCCCCTTTACCTGAACGGCATCCTGGGGGGATTGCTCCTTCTGACCTTGAACTTTCCTGGGGGTGGAGTCGTTGGAGCGATGGCCGCGTTAGCTATAACCAATGTGCTGCTTAAAAAGCAGTATATATTTCCGAATAGTGTCATGCAAATGGCTTTAATCGGAATTGGGATGAGCATTGGGCTGGAATTTTCACCGGAGATAATCCGGACGATTCAGGAGATGCTGCTGCCAATTATCGGCTTCTCCTTCTTAATTGTTCTCAGCAATCTTGCCGTCGGCTGGTATATCCGTCACCTGACTCATTGGGATATGATCACATGCCTGTTAGCTTCGGCTCCCGGCGGCCTGAGCCAAATGCTTGCGGCTGCGGAAGAGATGAAGGCCGATCCTGTGACGGTCAGCATACTGCAATTGGTGCGTTTGCTGATCATTATTACCTGCATCCCGCTGCTGGCCCCCTTTTTTGTTTGA
- a CDS encoding class I SAM-dependent methyltransferase, producing MNEALFDPVAAHYDSWYDTELGSLSDQVERRLAQSMFKAPGPQVLEIGCGTGQYTSWLLQEGYEVTAVDISGKMMALAQKKIATLQETTPQAKPVHWWHGDITEILDQLGTYDGIFSMTAFEFVPEPETVLKKLFSRLNPGGCLLIGLIAGESAWSDYYEEAARRKPASVFARAALYTKEEIASWQLGVPAEIGECLFFPPHILTEAEALALEEERAGNPGFVVARWVKGFKQKRGPAAGCR from the coding sequence ATGAATGAAGCACTTTTCGATCCTGTCGCCGCACATTATGATTCCTGGTATGATACCGAGCTTGGCTCCCTGTCAGATCAGGTGGAACGCCGCTTGGCCCAGTCCATGTTCAAAGCCCCGGGGCCCCAGGTTCTGGAGATCGGCTGCGGCACCGGGCAATATACAAGCTGGCTCCTTCAGGAAGGCTACGAAGTCACTGCCGTGGATATTTCCGGGAAAATGATGGCTCTGGCCCAAAAGAAAATCGCGACCCTTCAGGAAACCACGCCCCAAGCCAAACCTGTGCACTGGTGGCATGGGGATATTACCGAAATTCTGGACCAACTGGGGACCTATGATGGGATTTTTTCCATGACCGCCTTTGAATTCGTCCCGGAACCGGAAACGGTCCTGAAAAAACTCTTCAGCCGCTTAAATCCTGGAGGCTGCCTGCTGATCGGGCTGATCGCCGGAGAAAGCGCCTGGAGCGACTACTATGAGGAAGCAGCACGACGGAAGCCTGCTTCCGTCTTCGCCCGTGCCGCCCTCTATACCAAAGAGGAGATAGCGTCCTGGCAACTCGGTGTCCCTGCTGAAATCGGAGAATGTCTTTTCTTCCCGCCCCATATTCTGACGGAGGCCGAGGCTCTGGCTCTGGAAGAGGAAAGAGCCGGAAATCCCGGGTTTGTGGTAGCCAGGTGGGTCAAGGGTTTCAAACAAAAAAGGGGGCCAGCAGCGGGATGCAGGTAA
- a CDS encoding methyl-accepting chemotaxis protein — MQMLRNLTTAKKIISIILLMSLFILSVGGVGYSYTHVVSSEITDMYSNNLLPVKWLNQVRADNRLVEELSMKIMLTDQDQATEDEELKTINETIAEIQTLISQYKGTALDSFESEKLASITKNLDAYGTVHEKVLNLAASGEKTTAYAQFTENAAPLMMDINSALNELADYKSQKADQEMNNALAGRDMAKKMILIITLIAIVVSLTVGLMAARTISKPLAAAVKQIGQVAEGNLDIEQVKVNAADEVGQLGIAVNTMLVKMRELVTHVADSANIVSSSAEELSASSEQSAYANNQIADAIKDVAWGAEKQVAQINETSRVFEQISAHIQQIAVNTNQVVTLSDKTDESASYGGTAISSAVSQMRNIEKTVETSAEMVAKLGEKSDEIDQIVTAISQIAAQTNLLALNAAIEAARAGESGRGFAVVADEVRKLAEQSQKASKQIAEMIREVQEGTKKAMAAMKAGSHEVKIGTEVVNNAGVAFADIVTLINQVSGKMREIALAIQHVADGSQQIAASVHEISEISVDTAEHVSYRLSGNSGTDCFGGTNSRFKPKSFQHGSGVAGKYT; from the coding sequence ATGCAAATGCTTCGCAATTTAACTACTGCTAAAAAAATCATCAGCATAATCCTTCTCATGAGTCTGTTTATCCTTAGCGTTGGGGGAGTAGGCTATAGTTATACCCATGTTGTGAGTTCAGAGATTACAGATATGTACAGTAATAATCTGTTGCCCGTGAAATGGCTTAATCAAGTTCGGGCTGACAACAGGTTGGTTGAAGAATTGTCCATGAAAATCATGTTGACCGATCAGGATCAGGCAACAGAGGACGAAGAATTGAAGACAATAAACGAAACCATTGCGGAAATTCAAACCTTGATTAGCCAATATAAAGGAACCGCTCTTGATTCTTTTGAGTCGGAAAAACTTGCATCGATCACCAAGAATCTTGATGCTTATGGGACTGTCCATGAAAAGGTCCTGAATTTGGCGGCCAGTGGGGAAAAAACCACTGCTTATGCCCAGTTCACCGAAAATGCGGCGCCCTTAATGATGGACATAAATTCTGCTCTCAATGAATTAGCTGATTACAAGAGCCAAAAGGCTGATCAGGAAATGAATAACGCCCTTGCCGGCCGGGATATGGCCAAGAAAATGATTTTGATAATTACGCTTATTGCTATCGTCGTATCCTTGACGGTAGGATTGATGGCAGCAAGGACGATCAGCAAACCCCTGGCTGCCGCAGTAAAGCAAATAGGGCAGGTAGCGGAGGGAAATCTGGATATAGAGCAAGTGAAGGTCAACGCCGCCGATGAAGTGGGTCAACTGGGGATAGCTGTCAATACTATGTTGGTTAAGATGAGAGAGCTTGTCACACATGTAGCTGATTCGGCCAATATAGTGTCCTCTTCTGCGGAAGAGCTATCGGCCAGCTCAGAACAATCGGCCTATGCCAATAACCAGATTGCCGATGCCATTAAAGACGTGGCTTGGGGAGCGGAAAAACAGGTAGCTCAAATCAATGAGACTTCAAGAGTTTTTGAGCAAATATCAGCCCATATACAACAAATAGCGGTGAACACCAACCAAGTGGTTACATTATCGGATAAAACAGATGAATCCGCCTCATACGGAGGAACAGCTATCAGTTCCGCGGTCAGTCAAATGAGAAATATCGAAAAAACAGTGGAAACCTCTGCAGAAATGGTTGCCAAGTTGGGAGAAAAATCCGATGAAATCGATCAGATTGTTACGGCAATATCCCAAATCGCTGCTCAGACCAATCTATTGGCCTTGAACGCAGCCATTGAGGCCGCCCGGGCGGGTGAAAGCGGAAGAGGATTTGCAGTGGTGGCGGATGAGGTCCGGAAATTGGCTGAACAGTCACAGAAGGCATCCAAGCAGATAGCTGAAATGATCAGAGAAGTTCAGGAAGGTACGAAAAAAGCTATGGCCGCTATGAAGGCCGGTAGCCATGAAGTGAAAATCGGTACGGAAGTGGTGAATAATGCGGGAGTCGCTTTTGCAGATATTGTAACTCTAATCAATCAGGTATCCGGGAAAATGAGAGAAATAGCTTTGGCAATCCAGCATGTGGCCGATGGGAGCCAGCAAATCGCGGCTTCAGTTCACGAGATTTCAGAGATCAGTGTGGATACTGCGGAACATGTTTCATACCGTCTCAGCGGCAACTCAGGAACAGACTGCTTCGGTGGAACAAATAGCCGCTTCAAGCCAAAATCTTTCCAGCATGGCAGCGGAGTTGCTGGCAAGTATACATAA
- a CDS encoding DMT family transporter, whose amino-acid sequence MQWIYLALAILLEILGTTLMKMSEGLTKMLPTLGMFLAYVLCFSSFALALKKIPVSVAYAVWSGVGIVVISAIGIAVFKETVTTLKVVSIVLIVAGVVGLNLGGTAH is encoded by the coding sequence ATGCAATGGATTTATTTAGCCCTGGCTATTTTACTGGAAATTTTGGGGACAACACTGATGAAAATGTCCGAGGGACTGACGAAAATGCTGCCAACGTTAGGGATGTTTCTGGCCTATGTTTTATGTTTTAGTTCCTTCGCCCTGGCCTTAAAGAAAATACCGGTCAGCGTCGCCTATGCCGTATGGTCCGGAGTGGGGATTGTGGTTATATCGGCCATAGGAATAGCAGTGTTCAAAGAAACCGTCACTACCCTGAAAGTCGTATCCATCGTCCTGATTGTAGCAGGAGTAGTGGGTTTGAACCTGGGCGGTACCGCTCATTAA
- a CDS encoding MarR family winged helix-turn-helix transcriptional regulator has protein sequence MKETIDKETIAVDDKMLEQIDAYYDFWFQINDIYRIWAQKHNTNETTVFILQVIDTGAPFCTQNEIGSKLFLPKQTVSIVLSGLEKKGYIVREPNPSDRRNKIVKFTEQGARYARGLLDELKAMELEAFASIAPEKRLAISETFALLAGSLSKASHKTSCPPR, from the coding sequence ATGAAGGAGACGATTGATAAGGAGACGATTGCTGTGGATGATAAAATGCTGGAACAAATTGATGCCTATTATGATTTTTGGTTCCAGATTAACGATATCTACCGTATATGGGCGCAGAAACATAATACCAATGAGACGACGGTATTCATACTTCAGGTCATTGATACCGGTGCACCTTTTTGTACCCAGAATGAAATCGGCAGCAAGCTTTTTTTGCCGAAGCAAACGGTTTCCATTGTCCTTTCCGGACTGGAGAAAAAGGGATATATTGTGCGGGAACCCAATCCCAGCGATCGCAGGAACAAGATTGTCAAATTTACGGAGCAAGGAGCCCGCTATGCCCGCGGTCTGCTGGATGAACTCAAAGCCATGGAGTTAGAGGCCTTCGCCAGCATTGCGCCGGAAAAGCGTCTGGCGATCTCGGAGACATTTGCTTTGCTGGCAGGGTCTTTGAGCAAAGCTTCTCATAAAACCTCCTGCCCGCCCCGCTAG
- a CDS encoding iron-siderophore ABC transporter substrate-binding protein, with product MMKLKKLMGSILVIALSLSITACSTSGLSGQDNLPGGEGVSAGTGSEQGEVTYPLRIKHAFGVTVIESKPERVATISWGNQDIPLALGVIPVGVSKANYGVTDDSGLLPWTLEGFKKLGVENPVLFNDTDGLDFEAISDVQPDVILAAYSGITQEEYDLLNQIAPVVAYPTVAWQTYWRDQIVMDATGMGMEAEGEELVSELEKLITKKIAAYPQMTGKNAAFFYFIPTDLGKFYVYLPTDPRAAYLTDLGLKVPESVAELAKDSASFAIELSAENVDILKDVDIIIAYGDEALLKSLQADPLMGTLPAIQRGSVAMIEDGTPLAASGTPSALSIPATIDDYLSIIGKAADWVR from the coding sequence ATGATGAAATTAAAAAAACTAATGGGTTCGATTTTAGTCATTGCCTTATCATTATCGATAACTGCGTGTTCGACAAGTGGTCTATCCGGGCAGGATAACCTGCCGGGGGGCGAAGGGGTATCAGCCGGCACAGGTTCTGAGCAGGGGGAAGTGACGTATCCCCTAAGGATTAAGCATGCCTTTGGTGTGACCGTGATTGAAAGCAAACCGGAACGGGTTGCCACCATTTCCTGGGGGAACCAGGATATACCTTTAGCTTTAGGTGTGATTCCAGTGGGGGTGTCCAAGGCCAATTATGGGGTGACCGACGACAGCGGTTTGCTGCCCTGGACGCTGGAAGGGTTTAAAAAGCTGGGTGTAGAGAACCCTGTTCTGTTTAACGATACCGACGGCTTGGATTTTGAAGCGATCAGTGATGTCCAGCCGGATGTAATTCTGGCGGCTTACTCAGGAATCACCCAGGAAGAATACGATTTATTGAATCAAATCGCTCCCGTTGTTGCCTATCCCACCGTGGCCTGGCAGACTTACTGGCGTGATCAGATCGTTATGGATGCCACTGGAATGGGCATGGAGGCAGAAGGCGAGGAGCTGGTCTCTGAGCTGGAAAAGCTGATCACTAAAAAAATTGCTGCCTATCCTCAGATGACCGGCAAGAATGCGGCCTTCTTCTATTTTATCCCCACCGATTTAGGCAAGTTCTATGTTTATCTGCCCACGGATCCCCGAGCTGCTTATCTGACGGATCTGGGGTTAAAGGTTCCGGAAAGTGTAGCTGAACTTGCTAAAGACTCTGCCAGCTTTGCCATTGAACTGAGTGCGGAGAATGTGGATATCCTGAAGGACGTGGATATAATCATTGCCTATGGTGATGAAGCCTTGCTGAAAAGCTTGCAGGCCGATCCGCTGATGGGTACATTGCCTGCCATTCAGAGAGGTTCAGTGGCTATGATTGAGGATGGAACTCCCCTGGCTGCTTCCGGTACTCCCAGTGCTCTGTCCATTCCGGCTACCATCGATGATTACTTAAGCATCATTGGCAAAGCCGCTGACTGGGTGCGATGA
- a CDS encoding FecCD family ABC transporter permease, whose translation MKLRKTMILAIAGVLGVVLCIGASLALGSRNVGLDEVIKALFYSGSDSFDALVVRERIPRTVFSLLAGASLGVAGALMQAITRNPIADPSILGVNTGASLFVVSGIAFFQISTAGQYIGFALMGALVTAVFVYRIGSLGYGGATPIKLALAGAATSAALSSLVSAVILPRTEVMNAFRFWQVGSVSGATWEGILAVAPFLALGLSIGMLTAPALDALALGDDVATGLGVNTGMIRIAGAVAGVLLCGATTALAGPIAFVGLMIPHTMRLICGPDMKVIIPMSALGGAMLLTISDIIGRLMGQPSELEAGIVTAFLGAPILIMIAMRTKVRSL comes from the coding sequence ATGAAATTAAGAAAAACAATGATCCTGGCGATCGCCGGTGTGCTGGGTGTAGTGTTGTGCATAGGGGCTTCTCTGGCCTTGGGTTCACGCAATGTGGGTCTGGATGAAGTGATCAAGGCTTTGTTTTACTCCGGCAGTGATTCCTTTGACGCTCTGGTGGTTCGGGAGCGGATTCCCCGCACGGTGTTCAGCTTGCTTGCCGGGGCCTCTCTGGGGGTGGCCGGTGCTCTCATGCAGGCCATTACCCGCAACCCCATTGCCGATCCCAGTATTTTAGGGGTGAATACCGGTGCCTCTCTGTTTGTGGTGAGCGGAATCGCTTTCTTTCAGATCAGCACTGCCGGTCAATATATTGGCTTTGCTTTAATGGGGGCTTTAGTGACGGCGGTCTTTGTTTATCGAATCGGCTCCCTGGGCTATGGAGGAGCGACTCCTATCAAGCTGGCTCTGGCGGGAGCAGCTACCAGCGCGGCTTTATCCTCTTTGGTCAGCGCCGTGATCCTTCCCCGGACCGAGGTTATGAATGCCTTCCGGTTTTGGCAGGTAGGCAGTGTCAGTGGCGCTACCTGGGAAGGAATTCTGGCAGTGGCCCCCTTTCTGGCTCTGGGGTTAAGCATTGGCATGCTGACAGCCCCGGCCCTGGATGCCTTGGCTTTGGGGGATGATGTGGCCACAGGGTTAGGGGTAAATACGGGAATGATCCGGATTGCCGGGGCAGTGGCGGGAGTGCTGCTTTGTGGTGCCACAACAGCTCTGGCGGGGCCCATCGCCTTTGTCGGTTTGATGATCCCCCATACCATGAGGCTGATCTGCGGGCCGGATATGAAGGTCATTATTCCCATGTCGGCACTGGGAGGGGCTATGCTTTTAACGATTTCCGATATTATTGGCAGGCTCATGGGTCAGCCCAGTGAACTGGAAGCTGGAATTGTCACGGCCTTTTTGGGAGCGCCGATTCTGATTATGATCGCCATGAGAACGAAGGTGCGTTCCTTATGA
- a CDS encoding FecCD family ABC transporter permease produces the protein MIKHELSIKQPNPVQEGFYRRRVRIAVVTLLLLILTLFLCGTMLYLGNTRYSLGEIIRVLLGEQIKGATFAIGTLRLPRMLAGLLAGMAFGMAGRTFQTMLRNPLASPDIIGVASGSSLAAVFCIIILKISGPLVSLAAVTTGLAVAFLIYMLSRRGSFSGGRLILIGIGVQAMLNSLISFLLLRANQYDVPAALRWLSGSLNGMQMKSMPGLFLVVLSFGSVLVLLSRQLKILELGDQSAITLGLRTDRIRLALVLSAVFLIAYATAVTGPIAFVAFLAGPIAGRLAGPGSSNILPAGLTGAVLVLLADSIGQFVFDIRFPVGIITGILGAPYLLYLLIRMNRTGGAA, from the coding sequence ATGATTAAACATGAGTTGAGTATAAAGCAACCAAATCCTGTCCAAGAGGGCTTTTACCGCCGACGGGTCCGCATTGCCGTGGTGACCCTGCTCTTATTAATCCTGACCTTGTTCCTGTGCGGGACGATGCTCTATCTGGGCAATACCCGTTATTCTTTGGGGGAGATCATCAGGGTTCTTTTAGGTGAACAGATCAAAGGGGCTACCTTTGCCATCGGCACGTTGCGGCTGCCCAGGATGCTGGCCGGACTGCTGGCGGGCATGGCTTTTGGCATGGCGGGAAGGACGTTTCAGACCATGCTCAGAAACCCTCTGGCCAGCCCGGATATTATCGGGGTGGCTTCCGGCTCCAGTCTGGCCGCCGTGTTCTGTATTATTATCTTGAAAATAAGCGGCCCCTTGGTTTCTTTAGCGGCAGTCACCACAGGGCTGGCTGTGGCCTTCCTGATCTACATGCTTTCCCGGAGAGGGAGTTTTTCCGGGGGACGATTGATTTTGATCGGCATTGGCGTTCAGGCTATGCTGAACTCCTTGATCTCTTTCTTGCTGCTGAGAGCCAATCAATACGATGTGCCAGCTGCCCTGCGCTGGCTTAGCGGCAGTTTAAACGGCATGCAAATGAAGTCTATGCCGGGGCTTTTCCTGGTGGTGCTGAGCTTTGGCAGTGTGTTGGTTCTGCTGAGCAGGCAGCTGAAGATCCTGGAACTGGGAGACCAGTCCGCTATCACCCTGGGGTTGAGGACGGACCGGATCCGTTTGGCCCTGGTGCTCAGCGCTGTTTTCTTGATTGCCTATGCCACAGCCGTCACGGGTCCCATCGCCTTTGTGGCTTTTCTGGCCGGTCCCATCGCCGGCCGTTTGGCAGGCCCGGGTTCGTCAAATATCCTGCCGGCAGGTCTGACAGGAGCAGTCCTGGTGCTTTTGGCAGATAGTATTGGGCAGTTTGTCTTTGACATTCGTTTTCCGGTGGGGATTATTACTGGAATCCTGGGTGCGCCTTATCTGTTGTATTTATTGATCCGTATGAATCGAACCGGAGGAGCTGCATGA
- a CDS encoding ABC transporter ATP-binding protein, translating to MKKTPLLSASHVVAGYDHKIILNTIDLVIPSNKISVIIGANACGKSTLLKTLARLIKPVSGEVALDGKPISTIPPKQLARVLGLLPQSPVVPEGIAVADLVSRGRFPYQGFLKGLGKKDYEAVEEALEIMGITELANRSVDELSGGQRQRVWIAMALAQQTDILLLDEPTTFLDITYQVEILDLLTDLNRKRGTTIVMVLHDINLSARYADYIFAVHQGNLIAQGAPGEIITADLMKQVFGLDCVVARDPVSGSPFIVPRGRYHITA from the coding sequence ATGAAAAAAACACCTCTACTTTCGGCCAGCCATGTGGTGGCCGGTTATGATCATAAAATTATTCTCAATACCATCGATCTGGTGATTCCCAGCAATAAAATCAGTGTGATCATCGGAGCCAATGCCTGTGGTAAATCCACCTTGTTAAAAACTCTGGCCAGGCTGATCAAACCTGTTTCCGGTGAGGTTGCTCTTGACGGCAAGCCCATCAGCACCATTCCCCCCAAACAGCTGGCCCGGGTTCTGGGCTTGCTTCCCCAGTCTCCGGTGGTCCCGGAAGGAATCGCCGTGGCGGACCTGGTTTCCCGGGGAAGGTTTCCCTACCAGGGCTTTCTTAAGGGCTTAGGGAAAAAGGATTATGAGGCTGTGGAAGAGGCTCTGGAGATTATGGGAATCACAGAACTTGCCAACCGCAGTGTGGATGAATTGTCGGGAGGCCAGCGTCAGAGGGTCTGGATCGCCATGGCTCTCGCCCAGCAGACAGATATTCTGCTCCTGGATGAACCGACTACCTTTCTAGACATCACCTATCAGGTGGAAATTCTGGATCTGCTGACGGATCTGAATCGGAAGCGGGGGACCACTATCGTCATGGTCCTTCACGATATCAACCTGTCGGCCCGCTATGCGGATTATATCTTTGCCGTTCATCAAGGGAATCTGATTGCCCAGGGAGCTCCTGGGGAGATTATCACCGCAGATTTGATGAAACAGGTCTTTGGACTGGACTGTGTGGTGGCCCGGGACCCGGTATCCGGTTCACCCTTTATTGTACCGCGGGGAAGATATCATATCACTGCTTAG
- a CDS encoding DUF4177 domain-containing protein: MESFEYKTLFTDAKGILGGKVDQNAFQNELNQLGLQGWELVSTVAAAQSYGSTRWIISTFKRRIR, translated from the coding sequence ATGGAAAGTTTCGAGTACAAAACATTGTTTACGGATGCAAAAGGAATATTAGGAGGTAAAGTTGACCAAAATGCCTTCCAAAATGAATTAAACCAATTGGGTTTACAGGGATGGGAACTGGTAAGCACCGTGGCTGCCGCTCAAAGTTACGGCAGTACAAGGTGGATTATCTCGACATTTAAACGCAGGATAAGGTAA
- a CDS encoding SPL family radical SAM protein codes for MEFIPAKTILSGYAENNPWFGCNYTMNIYKGCCHGCIYCDSRSECYRVDDFDEVRAKENALALIERELMSKRKKGVVGTGAMSDPYNPFEKKHELTKGALELIHRYGFGAAIATKSDLIVRDRELLKEIGKHSPVLVKMTVTTADDLLCRKIEPHAALSSRRLEAIEKLTQEGIFAGILLMPVLPFIEDTEENISRIIDLAHQKGAKFIYPAFGVTLRQNQRAWYYEKLDELFPSLKEKYIENYGNAYECRSLKARELWRLFQDKCDQYGILYNMPDIIAGYKGPCRLEQLSLFE; via the coding sequence ATGGAATTTATTCCCGCCAAAACAATCCTATCCGGGTATGCTGAAAACAACCCCTGGTTCGGCTGCAATTATACGATGAATATCTACAAGGGCTGCTGTCATGGCTGCATTTACTGTGACAGCCGGAGCGAATGTTACAGAGTGGATGATTTCGATGAGGTAAGGGCTAAAGAAAATGCCCTTGCCTTAATTGAGCGCGAGCTCATGTCAAAGCGCAAAAAGGGTGTTGTCGGCACAGGAGCCATGAGTGATCCCTACAACCCATTTGAAAAAAAGCATGAGCTGACAAAAGGTGCCTTGGAGCTGATCCATCGGTACGGATTTGGAGCGGCAATTGCCACAAAAAGTGATCTGATTGTCCGGGACAGAGAACTCCTTAAGGAGATAGGCAAGCATTCACCGGTGCTGGTCAAGATGACGGTGACCACTGCCGACGATTTGCTGTGCCGTAAAATTGAACCCCATGCGGCTCTTTCCTCCCGGCGGCTTGAAGCAATCGAGAAGCTGACTCAGGAAGGGATTTTTGCCGGTATTTTATTAATGCCTGTGCTGCCGTTTATTGAGGATACGGAGGAAAATATCAGCCGGATTATTGATCTTGCACATCAAAAGGGTGCAAAATTTATCTATCCCGCCTTCGGGGTGACCTTAAGACAGAATCAAAGGGCATGGTACTATGAAAAATTGGATGAATTATTTCCATCCCTCAAAGAGAAGTACATAGAAAACTATGGGAACGCTTATGAGTGCCGTTCCCTTAAGGCCAGAGAATTGTGGCGTTTATTTCAGGATAAATGCGACCAATACGGGATTCTTTATAACATGCCAGATATCATAGCGGGTTACAAAGGGCCTTGCCGGCTGGAGCAGCTTTCCTTGTTTGAGTGA
- a CDS encoding GNAT family N-acetyltransferase: MHIIIEKGLKTDIEELALLYDELNDYLASGENYPGWRKGIYPTRENAIEGIANGHLYVARASGKIAGSIILNHEPVPAYHGANWGIDADYSEIFVVHTFAVHPAYLKKGIGSNLIEFAVQHSINEHIKSIRLDVYEHNLPAIRLYEKSGFTYVGTVDLGLGHYGLDYFRLYEKVL; this comes from the coding sequence ATGCACATTATCATTGAAAAAGGGCTTAAAACGGATATAGAAGAGCTGGCGTTGCTTTATGATGAATTGAATGATTATCTTGCCAGTGGTGAAAATTATCCAGGCTGGCGAAAAGGCATCTACCCTACTCGTGAAAATGCCATCGAAGGGATTGCCAACGGGCACCTCTACGTTGCCAGAGCATCCGGGAAAATAGCCGGGTCGATTATTCTCAACCATGAGCCGGTACCTGCCTACCACGGGGCGAACTGGGGAATTGACGCTGATTATTCGGAAATTTTTGTAGTCCATACCTTTGCCGTCCACCCTGCCTATTTGAAAAAAGGTATTGGCTCAAACTTAATCGAATTTGCGGTACAGCACAGCATAAATGAACATATCAAATCCATTAGGCTTGATGTCTATGAGCATAACCTTCCAGCGATCAGACTCTATGAAAAAAGCGGCTTTACCTATGTGGGTACCGTAGATTTAGGGCTGGGCCATTACGGACTGGATTACTTTAGATTATATGAAAAAGTGCTGTAG
- a CDS encoding type II toxin-antitoxin system HicB family antitoxin — protein sequence MITHYLFPAIVEHNTLSGRYIVVFPDLPDLICQGETPEDAFHQAELSLGMHLYHMEKAKKQIPEASDSANWPKREGAEIIMLEADTLMVRQDVDKKSVPKCIMIPRWLKELGEENDVNFLEILRVGIMDELGIPD from the coding sequence ATGATCACGCACTATCTTTTTCCGGCCATTGTTGAGCACAATACCCTGTCGGGCAGATATATCGTCGTTTTCCCGGATCTGCCGGATCTGATCTGTCAGGGGGAAACCCCGGAAGACGCTTTTCACCAGGCGGAACTTTCTCTGGGGATGCATCTCTATCATATGGAAAAAGCCAAGAAACAAATCCCGGAAGCCTCCGATTCCGCGAATTGGCCAAAGCGGGAGGGCGCTGAGATCATTATGCTGGAAGCTGATACGCTGATGGTACGGCAGGACGTTGATAAGAAATCCGTTCCCAAATGTATCATGATCCCTAGATGGTTAAAGGAGCTGGGGGAAGAAAATGACGTGAATTTCCTCGAAATCCTCAGGGTAGGGATAATGGATGAGCTGGGAATTCCCGATTAA